Proteins found in one Solitalea lacus genomic segment:
- a CDS encoding complex I subunit 1/NuoH family protein, translating into MIIAISILLFVVFYTLGAVWAERKVSAFIQDRLGPMETGKFGWLQTIADIMKMLQKESIIPKAADKWLFVIAPVIIFVSVYMGFATIPVAPDIIGSDSNLGVFYVLAIISVEVVGFLMVGWGSNNKYALYGATRSVAQIVSYEIPAGIAVISAVMLTQSLSLQAITINQGILAAESIKFLGIWQVNDIGGILAWNIFQAPHLLIAFGIYFIASLAESNRTPFDIPEAESELVAGFHIEYTGIRFALVFLAEYGMMLLVSMVAVVLFLGGWNSILPNIGPLKLANWTTGTFWGIFWVISKSILLVMVQMWIRWTLPRFRVDKLMSFNWKLLTPLAFACLFISGIWRLVVMNP; encoded by the coding sequence ATGATAATTGCAATCAGTATACTTTTATTTGTAGTTTTTTATACGTTAGGTGCTGTTTGGGCCGAACGGAAAGTTTCCGCCTTTATTCAAGACAGGTTGGGGCCTATGGAAACTGGAAAGTTTGGCTGGCTGCAAACAATTGCAGATATAATGAAAATGCTTCAGAAAGAAAGTATTATTCCTAAAGCTGCTGATAAATGGTTATTTGTAATTGCTCCGGTTATTATTTTCGTTTCTGTTTATATGGGTTTTGCCACTATTCCTGTCGCTCCTGATATTATTGGAAGCGATTCAAATTTGGGTGTTTTTTATGTTCTGGCAATCATTTCAGTAGAGGTAGTTGGTTTTCTAATGGTAGGCTGGGGGTCTAACAATAAGTATGCTCTTTATGGAGCCACACGATCAGTTGCCCAAATTGTATCATACGAAATTCCTGCTGGTATTGCAGTTATTTCTGCAGTTATGCTTACCCAAAGTTTGAGTTTGCAGGCTATCACAATCAATCAAGGCATTTTAGCTGCAGAGTCAATTAAATTTTTGGGTATATGGCAAGTAAATGATATTGGTGGTATTTTGGCATGGAATATTTTTCAAGCACCTCATTTATTGATTGCCTTTGGTATTTATTTTATTGCTTCCTTGGCTGAATCCAATAGGACTCCTTTCGATATTCCGGAGGCAGAATCAGAACTGGTTGCCGGTTTTCATATAGAATATACAGGTATCCGTTTTGCTTTAGTGTTTCTAGCTGAATATGGAATGATGCTATTGGTTTCAATGGTGGCAGTGGTATTGTTTTTGGGAGGTTGGAATTCGATTTTACCAAATATTGGCCCACTTAAATTGGCCAACTGGACTACTGGGACTTTTTGGGGTATATTTTGGGTTATAAGTAAGTCGATATTGTTAGTGATGGTGCAAATGTGGATTCGGTGGACCCTTCCTCGTTTCCGTGTAGATAAGCTGATGAGCTTTAATTGGAAATTGTTAACTCCATTAGCTTTTGCATGCTTATTTATTTCTGGAATTTGGAGATTGGTGGTAATGAACCCTTAA
- a CDS encoding 4Fe-4S binding protein: MKKNSSNIISGIRSVLKGMSLTIQHIWAARNGRKHGGIANDKYFEQQEGVVTIQYPHQQIPVPEVGRYQLHVEIDDCVVCDLCAKICPVDCITIESIKAVEDIGKTSDGTTKRLHASKFFIDHAKCMYCGLCTTVCPTECITMTSEYDVSVFDIKEMDRKFSVMTETEADEKKMMLDKYNTERAAAKAAALKKG; encoded by the coding sequence TTGAAAAAGAACAGTTCAAATATCATAAGTGGAATAAGGTCGGTGCTGAAGGGGATGTCCTTAACAATACAGCACATTTGGGCGGCCCGAAATGGCCGAAAACATGGCGGTATTGCTAACGATAAGTATTTTGAGCAGCAGGAAGGGGTGGTTACCATTCAGTATCCTCATCAGCAAATTCCTGTTCCAGAAGTAGGTCGTTATCAATTGCATGTTGAAATCGATGATTGTGTAGTATGTGATCTTTGTGCAAAAATTTGTCCTGTTGATTGTATTACCATTGAATCTATTAAAGCAGTTGAAGACATAGGTAAGACTTCAGATGGTACAACCAAACGCTTACACGCATCGAAATTTTTTATAGATCACGCTAAATGCATGTACTGCGGATTATGTACAACGGTTTGTCCTACTGAATGCATAACAATGACCAGTGAATATGATGTCAGTGTTTTCGATATAAAAGAAATGGATCGCAAGTTTTCCGTGATGACTGAAACTGAAGCTGACGAAAAGAAAATGATGCTCGATAAATACAATACTGAGCGAGCTGCTGCTAAAGCTGCAGCTTTGAAAAAAGGATAA
- a CDS encoding NADH-quinone oxidoreductase subunit J: MLKTVFYILSFITVASAIYTVTCRNLARAVFVFFATLFCLAGIYVFAFADFVAITQIMVYVGGIVILMLFGIMLSNRKLFEVLTETKAETKLFPISVLGGIALSLLVFAGLLNIIWLSNLGELAWIKSNIASNIAYQGDENSANSLGVNFMTSYLLPFETISVYLLAVLIGAAYLARRKRVR; this comes from the coding sequence TTGCTAAAGACAGTTTTTTACATTCTAAGTTTTATTACCGTTGCATCTGCAATTTATACAGTAACCTGCCGCAATTTGGCAAGGGCTGTATTTGTTTTTTTTGCTACTCTTTTTTGCTTGGCCGGTATTTATGTTTTTGCCTTTGCCGACTTTGTCGCGATTACACAAATAATGGTATATGTTGGAGGTATTGTGATTCTGATGTTGTTTGGTATTATGCTTTCAAACCGAAAACTGTTTGAAGTTTTAACCGAAACCAAAGCTGAAACCAAGCTATTTCCAATAAGTGTTTTAGGAGGGATAGCTTTATCACTTTTAGTATTTGCCGGACTATTAAATATAATATGGCTTAGTAACCTAGGTGAGCTTGCTTGGATAAAAAGCAACATAGCATCCAATATAGCCTATCAGGGTGATGAAAATTCTGCTAACAGTTTAGGTGTTAACTTTATGACATCCTACTTGTTGCCATTCGAAACAATTTCGGTGTATTTATTGGCTGTATTAATTGGCGCTGCCTATTTGGCGCGCAGAAAACGTGTAAGATAA
- the nuoK gene encoding NADH-quinone oxidoreductase subunit NuoK gives MLNDIPLEHFVIISAVLFCAGLFAVLTKKNAIMVLIGIEMMLNAAILNLVTFGAFDKHKNEGQVFALFAIVLAAAGVAVSLAIILNVYRQFKTIDPSKIEEMKY, from the coding sequence ATGTTGAACGATATACCTCTTGAACATTTTGTAATTATAAGCGCAGTACTCTTTTGTGCAGGTTTATTTGCTGTGTTAACTAAGAAAAATGCCATAATGGTACTTATTGGTATTGAGATGATGCTAAATGCAGCTATTTTAAATTTGGTGACTTTTGGCGCATTTGATAAGCATAAAAATGAAGGACAAGTTTTTGCTCTTTTTGCAATAGTATTGGCAGCTGCTGGTGTTGCAGTTTCGCTCGCAATTATTTTAAATGTGTATCGCCAGTTCAAAACTATTGATCCATCTAAAATTGAAGAGATGAAATACTAA
- the nuoL gene encoding NADH-quinone oxidoreductase subunit L codes for MIETVQLTMITGAALLALVLPLLSFLIIGFWGNQLPRKGDWIAVSFTFISFVASSYCFINTWNQKVHHFSINWLNTGIIKLSAGISIDNLAALMLVLVTFITTLVLIYSMEYMKGERYYHRYFSHLSLFLFSMLGVVLADSLLLIYIFWELVGFSSYLLIGFWFDRDTAAAANKKAFIVNRIGDIAFFVGIMILLTQFRTLDLNILFGVEGSGGIVQHSSTHINTIAGLCIFAGAVAKSAQFPLHVWLPDAMEGPTSVSSLIHAATMVAAGVYLTARVFPLFSPEALNVIAIIGALTSFMAASIALTQNDLKKVLAYSTISQLGIMMAAMGIGAWPMALFHLVTHAFFKCLLFLGAGSVIHQLHHVQHKHHLDFDPQDMRLMGGLKKDMPITYAVFLVAGLALSGLPLFSGYLSKDLILIEAWSSKLILVPVLLTLTTVFTSFYIFRLIFKVFWSENKLAGLYPDLNVKPHESGSLMTGTMIVLAVCSTFIIFSFNPMHGTHSWVIEGLKTPVNPLNSPSVALETAELWVPITTVLFSLAMIYLAFRAYVQQKATFLSEHNFFYKFSFNAWYFDQLYAVLFVQPLMRFAGFVKWFDVKVVDGIVNGAANLVLGFSAIIDWIDRNIIDGFVNGLALLVGKIGNFFRGFQTGRVQNYMALGVLGLILIVVLSYIF; via the coding sequence TTGATTGAAACAGTACAACTAACAATGATAACCGGAGCTGCTTTATTGGCACTTGTGCTTCCTTTATTATCGTTTTTGATTATTGGTTTTTGGGGTAACCAACTTCCTCGTAAAGGAGATTGGATTGCTGTGTCATTTACTTTTATCAGTTTTGTTGCATCGTCCTATTGTTTTATCAATACCTGGAATCAAAAGGTTCATCATTTCTCAATCAATTGGCTTAATACGGGAATCATCAAGTTAAGTGCTGGCATTTCAATTGATAATCTGGCGGCGTTGATGTTAGTGTTGGTTACTTTTATTACCACATTAGTCCTTATTTATTCAATGGAATATATGAAAGGGGAGCGTTATTATCATCGCTACTTTTCACACCTGAGTCTTTTTTTATTCTCCATGTTGGGGGTTGTACTGGCAGATTCATTATTGCTTATCTATATATTTTGGGAATTGGTAGGCTTTTCATCCTATCTTTTAATTGGATTCTGGTTTGATAGAGATACTGCAGCAGCAGCTAATAAAAAGGCTTTTATTGTTAACCGTATTGGTGACATTGCTTTTTTTGTTGGTATAATGATTTTATTAACCCAGTTCAGAACTCTTGATCTGAACATTTTGTTTGGTGTTGAAGGCAGCGGTGGAATTGTACAACATTCAAGCACCCATATCAACACAATTGCCGGCTTGTGCATATTTGCTGGAGCTGTAGCAAAATCAGCTCAATTTCCATTACATGTTTGGTTACCGGACGCCATGGAAGGACCTACCTCGGTTTCTTCACTAATTCATGCTGCTACCATGGTTGCTGCTGGTGTATATTTAACCGCACGGGTGTTTCCGTTGTTTAGTCCGGAGGCCTTAAATGTAATAGCCATTATCGGAGCATTAACGTCTTTTATGGCAGCTAGCATTGCCTTAACTCAAAATGACCTTAAAAAGGTTTTAGCTTATTCAACCATTTCACAGTTGGGAATAATGATGGCGGCTATGGGTATTGGGGCGTGGCCTATGGCTTTGTTTCATTTGGTAACACATGCATTCTTTAAATGTTTATTGTTCTTAGGGGCCGGCTCAGTTATCCACCAGTTGCATCATGTACAGCATAAGCATCATCTCGATTTCGACCCTCAAGACATGCGGTTAATGGGAGGATTGAAAAAAGATATGCCAATTACTTATGCTGTGTTTTTGGTTGCTGGTTTAGCACTATCAGGATTGCCATTGTTTTCAGGGTACCTTTCAAAGGACTTAATTCTAATAGAGGCTTGGTCGTCTAAGCTAATTTTAGTGCCGGTGCTCTTAACCCTTACAACGGTATTTACATCGTTTTATATTTTCAGATTGATTTTCAAAGTCTTTTGGAGTGAAAATAAATTGGCCGGCCTATACCCGGATTTAAATGTAAAACCGCATGAATCAGGAAGCCTAATGACAGGAACAATGATAGTTTTGGCTGTATGTTCAACCTTCATAATCTTTTCATTTAATCCAATGCATGGTACCCATTCCTGGGTGATTGAAGGATTAAAAACACCGGTGAATCCCTTAAATTCGCCAAGTGTTGCTTTAGAAACAGCAGAATTGTGGGTTCCGATTACAACTGTACTTTTTTCATTAGCGATGATTTACCTTGCCTTTAGGGCATATGTTCAACAAAAAGCAACTTTTCTTTCTGAGCATAATTTTTTCTATAAATTCTCTTTTAATGCATGGTATTTCGACCAGCTATATGCAGTGCTGTTTGTCCAACCGTTGATGCGTTTTGCCGGATTTGTGAAATGGTTTGATGTTAAGGTGGTTGATGGAATTGTTAATGGAGCTGCAAATTTAGTACTAGGTTTTTCTGCTATCATTGATTGGATAGATAGAAATATCATCGATGGTTTTGTTAATGGATTGGCATTGTTGGTAGGTAAAATCGGTAATTTCTTTAGAGGTTTCCAAACCGGAAGGGTTCAGAATTATATGGCCCTTGGGGTTCTGGGTTTAATTTTGATTGTTGTTTTGAGTTATATTTTTTGA
- a CDS encoding complex I subunit 4 family protein has protein sequence MTLSILIFLPIVFMILVVVLPSSLKHTFKYITLGVSIIQLIIAGFLYLHYDQSLAGVFNEKTFQFVEKYSWINLNLGSLGKLQIQYFLGIDGVSVGLLILSAFVMAIAALASWEIKSNEKGYFCLFLLLNAAIMGVFCALDFFLFYIFYELMLLPLYFLIGIWGGTRREYASIKFFLYTLLGSVFMLLVIIGLYFSVKDPSTGAHSFNMLSMMNPANYVPGSIFDINSKTLLFGFSPRLIAFAVLFIAFAIKVPIVPLHTWLPDAHVEAPTPISIILAGVLLKIGGYGIFRVCIGIFPDGAIYFSWIIGLIGIVSIIYGAMSALAATDLKRLIAYSSVSHMGFVLLGIASMTVEGLSGAMFQMISHGVLSSMLFFLVGVIYNRVHDREIANFRGLYNQMPVFSVFVFIAFFASLGLPGFSAFIAEAFSLIGAFNSASINQLLPRWMAVVGAIGILLGASYFLWTLQRMFFGKARFKGGEEWSKQLTDLNFREVVALSPMAVTALVLGILPFLFFDMSNSAMLELVNITLKSGNQQLETLSKLLN, from the coding sequence ATGACCCTTAGTATACTCATTTTTCTTCCTATTGTATTTATGATTTTGGTGGTTGTTTTGCCATCATCACTAAAACATACTTTTAAATACATAACTCTTGGTGTTTCAATTATTCAATTGATTATTGCCGGTTTCTTGTATTTACATTATGATCAGTCACTGGCCGGTGTGTTTAATGAAAAAACATTTCAGTTTGTTGAGAAGTATTCATGGATAAATCTTAACCTAGGCTCACTTGGAAAACTTCAAATTCAGTATTTTCTAGGAATTGACGGCGTTAGTGTGGGATTGTTAATACTATCAGCTTTTGTAATGGCTATAGCCGCACTAGCATCATGGGAAATAAAATCAAATGAAAAAGGCTACTTCTGTCTGTTTTTGTTATTAAATGCAGCTATAATGGGAGTGTTCTGTGCCCTTGATTTCTTCCTTTTCTATATATTTTATGAATTGATGCTGTTGCCACTTTATTTCCTGATTGGAATTTGGGGTGGAACAAGAAGAGAATATGCCTCCATTAAGTTTTTCCTTTATACCTTATTGGGCTCAGTATTTATGCTGCTGGTGATAATCGGATTGTATTTTTCGGTAAAGGATCCATCAACAGGAGCACATAGTTTTAATATGCTTTCAATGATGAATCCTGCTAATTATGTTCCGGGTTCAATTTTTGATATTAATAGTAAAACATTATTGTTTGGTTTTTCACCACGCTTAATTGCTTTTGCCGTTTTATTTATTGCCTTTGCCATTAAGGTGCCGATTGTACCATTACATACATGGTTACCTGATGCCCACGTTGAGGCTCCAACTCCAATTTCAATCATCCTGGCAGGGGTTTTATTGAAAATAGGTGGATATGGAATTTTTCGGGTTTGTATTGGAATTTTCCCTGATGGTGCCATTTATTTCAGTTGGATAATAGGCCTGATAGGCATTGTATCAATAATTTATGGTGCAATGAGCGCATTAGCTGCAACAGATCTGAAAAGATTGATTGCTTACTCTTCAGTGTCGCACATGGGGTTTGTTTTATTAGGTATTGCATCAATGACCGTTGAGGGTTTGAGCGGTGCAATGTTCCAAATGATCAGTCATGGTGTACTTTCAAGTATGCTATTCTTTTTAGTGGGTGTTATTTATAATCGGGTTCATGATCGAGAAATTGCTAACTTCCGCGGGTTATATAACCAGATGCCTGTTTTCTCTGTATTTGTATTCATAGCTTTTTTTGCCTCTTTGGGTTTACCTGGATTTTCTGCATTTATTGCCGAAGCATTTTCATTGATTGGAGCGTTTAATTCAGCTTCTATCAATCAATTGCTGCCACGTTGGATGGCTGTTGTCGGTGCGATAGGTATATTATTGGGAGCCTCGTATTTTCTATGGACTTTGCAAAGAATGTTTTTCGGTAAGGCTCGCTTTAAAGGCGGAGAAGAATGGAGCAAACAATTAACCGATCTTAATTTTAGAGAAGTAGTTGCGCTGAGTCCGATGGCTGTAACAGCCTTAGTTCTCGGGATTTTGCCTTTCTTGTTTTTTGATATGAGTAATTCCGCTATGCTTGAATTAGTGAATATTACATTGAAAAGTGGAAATCAACAATTAGAAACCTTGAGTAAATTATTAAACTAG
- a CDS encoding NADH-quinone oxidoreductase subunit N, translating to MKNFVDIIQASVNDIMGSWIFLLPEISLALVFIIMIFVDLFWSKKTKNIVAIVAISGLSIVILETLDQFLLIRSFPVQLFSGMIKLDPAAIWYKLLIQLSGLLLMLFSLRDFQLRNTEKGGSEYFSLMLVVTLGLNFMVMAQNLLMIYLSVEFVSVCSYVLAAYLTGNKRSEEAGMKYALFGAVASAIMLYGMSLLYGFTGTLSIYDSSFYSGLSSVHFASALIAILLTVAGLFFKISAYPMQVWVPDVYEGAPTPVTAFLSVAPKVAGIALLITFVISLNSSPASGSIFHLSAENFLAVIAIITMSLGNFSALWQNNVKRLMAYSAIGHSGFILMGVAAYSMTGQKAILFFLFVYAIANIGAFLSIGYFSNVFHSEELDDYKGMGIKYPLVSAAMVVFLISLTGLPPTAGFVGKFFIFSAAVEAYLLGGNKLLLIMVIFGVVNTVVALFYYLKIPLNLYLRKSKTEISLDKGNLFYSVLIIMLAVLTVFLGIFPNKLMGMMNW from the coding sequence ATGAAAAACTTCGTTGATATTATTCAGGCTTCAGTTAATGATATTATGGGCAGCTGGATATTTCTTTTGCCGGAAATTTCGTTGGCCTTAGTTTTCATTATCATGATTTTTGTGGATTTGTTTTGGTCAAAAAAGACCAAGAACATCGTGGCAATTGTAGCTATTTCTGGGCTTTCCATTGTCATATTGGAAACTCTTGACCAGTTTTTACTCATTAGGTCTTTTCCTGTTCAGTTGTTCTCAGGTATGATAAAGCTTGATCCTGCAGCTATTTGGTATAAACTGTTGATTCAACTTTCCGGTCTTTTATTAATGTTATTTTCACTACGTGATTTTCAGTTGAGAAATACTGAAAAAGGCGGTAGCGAATACTTTAGTTTAATGCTGGTGGTTACCCTTGGGCTTAACTTCATGGTTATGGCCCAAAACCTGTTGATGATTTACCTCTCCGTTGAATTTGTTTCAGTTTGTTCATATGTACTTGCTGCATATTTAACGGGAAACAAACGTTCAGAAGAAGCAGGGATGAAGTATGCCTTGTTTGGGGCTGTAGCTTCAGCTATTATGCTATATGGAATGTCATTGTTGTACGGCTTTACAGGAACATTAAGCATTTATGACTCCTCATTTTATTCAGGCTTGTCTTCTGTTCATTTTGCTAGTGCATTAATAGCAATTCTCCTAACGGTAGCAGGTTTATTTTTTAAAATTTCTGCTTATCCAATGCAAGTTTGGGTTCCGGATGTGTATGAAGGTGCGCCTACACCTGTTACTGCATTTTTATCAGTGGCTCCTAAAGTAGCAGGAATAGCTCTATTAATTACTTTTGTGATATCACTCAACAGTAGTCCTGCATCAGGTTCGATATTCCACCTTTCAGCGGAGAACTTTTTAGCCGTTATAGCAATCATCACCATGTCGCTTGGTAATTTTTCGGCTTTGTGGCAAAATAATGTAAAAAGACTAATGGCTTACTCAGCGATTGGACACTCCGGTTTTATTTTAATGGGTGTAGCAGCTTATTCCATGACCGGTCAAAAGGCTATTTTGTTTTTCCTGTTTGTTTATGCGATAGCTAATATTGGAGCTTTTTTATCTATAGGATATTTTTCGAACGTTTTTCATTCAGAAGAATTGGATGATTATAAAGGAATGGGGATAAAGTATCCGCTGGTGTCTGCGGCAATGGTTGTTTTTTTGATAAGTTTAACCGGATTACCTCCAACTGCAGGCTTTGTGGGTAAGTTCTTTATTTTTTCCGCCGCAGTAGAAGCTTATCTTTTAGGTGGCAATAAGCTACTCCTTATAATGGTAATTTTCGGAGTGGTAAATACAGTTGTTGCATTATTTTATTACCTGAAAATACCTCTAAATTTATATCTACGTAAATCTAAAACCGAAATTTCATTAGATAAGGGAAATCTGTTTTACTCTGTTTTAATCATTATGCTTGCAGTTTTGACAGTATTCTTAGGTATATTCCCAAATAAGCTTATGGGGATGATGAATTGGTAA
- a CDS encoding DUF922 domain-containing protein: MLKIYYSCLSILWFLGFGLIKVQSPNTYQYKIVVKEIYKPYSSNRDTIYHSSDYKLTWNDFTATPNGTLPFVAMTNSGFGYQWSSVSDDSSTTITIYTSVYFIKSKSWVKQEAKTAYELAHEQLHFDITRQIANGFIKELNNLKVDGNFTQTIRQLYKRHYNKLLIAQNQYDEQTNHGLRKPEQLIWNEKVKKDLELIKF; the protein is encoded by the coding sequence ATGCTGAAAATATATTACAGTTGCTTATCAATATTATGGTTTTTAGGCTTTGGTTTGATAAAAGTTCAATCTCCTAATACATATCAGTATAAGATAGTTGTAAAGGAAATCTACAAGCCATACAGTTCTAATCGTGATACAATTTACCACTCCTCAGATTATAAACTGACTTGGAATGATTTCACAGCAACGCCGAACGGTACATTGCCTTTTGTTGCCATGACAAACAGTGGATTTGGGTACCAATGGTCTTCCGTTTCCGATGATAGTTCTACAACGATTACAATTTATACCTCAGTTTATTTTATTAAGAGCAAATCATGGGTAAAGCAAGAGGCTAAAACTGCTTACGAACTGGCTCATGAGCAACTTCATTTTGACATTACCAGACAAATTGCCAACGGTTTTATTAAGGAATTAAACAATCTTAAAGTGGATGGTAATTTTACACAAACCATACGTCAACTTTATAAGCGCCATTACAATAAGCTTTTGATCGCTCAAAATCAATACGATGAACAAACTAATCATGGTTTGAGAAAACCTGAACAATTGATATGGAACGAAAAGGTAAAGAAGGATCTTGAGTTAATCAAATTTTAA